GCCGTATCCGTGAAAACGCAGATGAAGTTCGACCAGACGCGAGACGTCCTTCACCAGGTCGTTGGAGTACTTGAGCGCCGTCATCCGCTTCTTGGTCATCTTCGCGCCCACCACCTCGTGGTGGTGGAAGGAGACCCGACCGTCCTTCTCGAAGCGCCGCGTCCTCGGCTTGCCGATGTCGTGCAGCAGCGCGGCGATCCGGAGCGTCAGGTCCGGACCATTTTCCTCGAGCGCCATGGCCTGTTCCAGGACGATCAGCGTGTGGTCGTAGACGTCCTTGTGCCGGTGGTGCTCATCACGTTCCAGTCGCAGCGCGGGAAGCTCCGGCAGCACATGGTCGGCGAGGCCGGTGTCCACGAGCAGCGTCAGACCCTTGCGCGGGTGAGCGGAGAGGATCAGCTTGTTCAGCTCGTCCCGCACCCGCTCCGCCGAGACGATCTCGATGCGCCCAGCCATGTCCGTCATCGCGGCGACGACGTCGGGGGCCACCTCGAAGTCGAGCTGCGCGGCGAACCGCGCGGCCCGCATCATCCGCAGCGGATCGTCGGAGAAGGACTCCTCAGGCGTACCCGGGGTACGCAGGACCCGCGCGGACAGGTCGCCCCGACCGCCGTACGGATCGATGAACTCCTTCTCCGGCAGCGCCACGGCCATCGCGTTCACGGTGAAGTCACGGCGCACGAGGTCTTCCTCGATCGAGTCGCCGTAGGACACCTCGGGCTTGCGCGAGGTCCGGTCGTACGCCTCGGAGCGGTACGTCGTGATCTCGATCTGGAACGACTGCTGGACGTCGTCCACGCGGGCGTCCTTCTGCGCGCCGACGGTGCCGAAGGCGATCCCGACCTCCCAGACGGCGTCCGCCCAGGGCCGCACGATCTTCAGTACGTCATCGGGGCGGGCGTCGGTCGTGAAGTCCAGATCATTGCCGAGCCGGCCAAGGAGCGCGTCCCGGACCGAGCCACCGACCAGGGCGAGTGAGAACCCCGCCTCCTGGAAACGGCGGGCGAGGTCGTCGGCGACAGGGGACACCCGCAACAGTTCACTCACCGCGCGGCGCTGCACCTGACTCAGGGCACTGGGGTTGTCTTCGTTGGCGTTCGGCACAACAGAAAAGGGTACGTGGCCGAGGCACTCGCGGGCGCCTCCATAAAACGTGCACAGCCATCCCCTTCTCATGGGGGGATCAATACTTACGCATACAGGACACTCGGCCCTGTCTACTGATCTTGTGGAGCGGTCCGCGGCACTTACCCTCGGCGCACATCGTTACCATGCGT
This portion of the Streptomyces mirabilis genome encodes:
- a CDS encoding CCA tRNA nucleotidyltransferase; its protein translation is MPNANEDNPSALSQVQRRAVSELLRVSPVADDLARRFQEAGFSLALVGGSVRDALLGRLGNDLDFTTDARPDDVLKIVRPWADAVWEVGIAFGTVGAQKDARVDDVQQSFQIEITTYRSEAYDRTSRKPEVSYGDSIEEDLVRRDFTVNAMAVALPEKEFIDPYGGRGDLSARVLRTPGTPEESFSDDPLRMMRAARFAAQLDFEVAPDVVAAMTDMAGRIEIVSAERVRDELNKLILSAHPRKGLTLLVDTGLADHVLPELPALRLERDEHHRHKDVYDHTLIVLEQAMALEENGPDLTLRIAALLHDIGKPRTRRFEKDGRVSFHHHEVVGAKMTKKRMTALKYSNDLVKDVSRLVELHLRFHGYGTGEWTDSAVRRYVRDAGPLLDRLHKLTRSDCTTRNKRKATALSQAYDGLEERIAELQEQEELDSIRPDLDGNQIMEILGIGPGPAIGQAYKFMLELRLENGPMEHDAAVTALKEWWAEQG